The proteins below come from a single Vampirovibrio chlorellavorus genomic window:
- a CDS encoding S-layer homology domain-containing protein, translating into MNGSYPAFQSPRPEYRKLALCGLLTFAIVCSGAQPLRAESQWRDIPDDFWAKSAIQLLSERDIFSEGKEQRFYPYRAITRAEFASILARALPQKTMPTTAQRFSDVPKHHWAAQAIQTVVSQGWLSGVTQQQFQPNQILTMGELYASLGKLQPATVESEQANQILAAYQDQDQLPEWARVPVAQAIASGLTLSERSKTRLSPNIPATRASVAACVAKALQADRPIQTTPPNTAALSAPHTPASVSAPTALTQQIPMEEALPAANVVGQLAAGGEANAWQLVRADGKRFRLDIQGLSRAEQANWQIGQAVRVTGNLDAVRGTAEDPILVVQTCHPVAVFTPDKTASPVLEIHPEAKHPAEASPAAEATGNALPEAKVKSDTTANAIPDTEAASDTTAEAAKTPAELKLYFPNLANLVSDPSLMLGEAVAREGLTGRTPRQAIEAILGGPIDAEKRDGYFMDADLKRLRLDKFSLNESGLATVQLYAPGDFQFSNSSVPARLDEQLRRTLKQFSGIQRVKVSVKNPKDKILWISP; encoded by the coding sequence ATGAACGGCAGCTATCCAGCCTTCCAAAGCCCCCGCCCTGAATACCGAAAACTGGCCTTGTGTGGGTTATTGACCTTTGCCATCGTGTGTTCCGGTGCACAACCCTTGCGGGCCGAATCCCAGTGGCGGGATATTCCGGATGATTTCTGGGCCAAATCGGCCATTCAGCTCCTGAGTGAACGGGACATATTCAGCGAAGGCAAGGAACAGCGCTTTTATCCCTATCGGGCCATCACCCGCGCTGAATTCGCCAGTATTTTAGCCAGGGCATTGCCTCAAAAAACGATGCCCACAACGGCTCAGCGTTTTTCCGATGTTCCCAAACATCACTGGGCGGCCCAGGCCATCCAAACCGTGGTCAGTCAGGGTTGGCTGAGCGGCGTCACCCAGCAACAATTCCAGCCCAACCAGATTCTAACCATGGGAGAGCTGTACGCCAGTCTGGGTAAACTCCAGCCCGCCACCGTGGAGAGCGAGCAGGCCAACCAGATTCTGGCGGCCTACCAGGATCAGGATCAGTTGCCCGAGTGGGCCAGAGTACCCGTGGCCCAAGCCATCGCCAGTGGGCTCACCCTGAGCGAGCGTTCCAAAACCCGGCTGTCTCCCAACATCCCGGCCACCCGAGCCAGTGTGGCCGCCTGTGTGGCCAAAGCCTTACAAGCCGATCGACCGATCCAAACCACCCCGCCGAACACGGCGGCCTTATCAGCGCCGCATACGCCTGCTTCAGTCAGCGCCCCGACAGCCCTGACCCAGCAAATCCCTATGGAAGAAGCCCTGCCAGCCGCCAACGTGGTGGGCCAATTGGCCGCCGGAGGGGAGGCTAATGCCTGGCAACTGGTTCGGGCCGATGGCAAGCGGTTTCGTCTGGACATTCAAGGGCTAAGCCGGGCGGAGCAAGCAAACTGGCAAATCGGGCAAGCCGTACGAGTCACCGGAAATCTGGACGCCGTGCGTGGAACGGCGGAGGATCCCATTCTGGTGGTGCAGACCTGTCATCCGGTGGCGGTTTTCACCCCGGATAAAACGGCCTCCCCGGTGTTAGAAATCCACCCCGAGGCCAAGCATCCTGCCGAGGCGTCCCCGGCTGCCGAAGCGACCGGGAATGCGCTCCCTGAAGCCAAAGTGAAATCAGACACAACAGCGAATGCTATCCCTGACACCGAAGCAGCATCAGATACAACCGCTGAAGCCGCAAAAACACCTGCTGAATTGAAGTTATACTTCCCCAATCTGGCCAATCTGGTCAGCGATCCCAGCCTGATGCTGGGCGAGGCGGTGGCCCGGGAGGGACTGACCGGCAGGACTCCCCGTCAGGCGATTGAGGCCATTCTGGGTGGGCCTATCGATGCGGAAAAGCGAGATGGGTATTTCATGGATGCCGACCTGAAACGCTTGCGGCTGGATAAATTCAGCCTGAATGAAAGTGGGCTGGCCACTGTGCAGCTCTACGCCCCGGGGGATTTTCAGTTCAGCAACAGCAGCGTGCCCGCCCGGCTGGATGAGCAGCTTCGGCGCACCCTGAAGCAATTTTCGGGTATTCAACGGGTCAAGGTCTCCGTTAAAAACCCCAAAGACAAGATTCTCTGGATTTCACCATAA
- a CDS encoding HEAT repeat domain-containing protein, with protein sequence MLALCSKDASLSLQPAPDKNNALPKPRCPKSLKSISRRFAHMPDDISPIETAISILKQKSYPPSSRMNAILYMLEKFEPKCLPVLEEILNDSEEEPDVRSAAALALGKVGGDRAFDVLKQMAHNEDNTVKNYAVQALGMTGREETIPILLNALKDQDNAVFASAAEALGQIGKPVVPHLINLLKTSHAEDARCIAAWQLGTLRYTEAVPTLVEVIRTDSNPEVIALAIWALGEIGFGPPEVLELLQQQRASQDPTINKRAEMAIKKITRHVN encoded by the coding sequence ATGCTTGCGTTATGTTCAAAGGATGCTTCACTTTCTCTTCAACCTGCGCCAGACAAAAACAATGCGTTGCCGAAACCACGGTGCCCCAAGAGTTTGAAATCGATTTCCAGAAGGTTTGCTCACATGCCGGATGATATCTCGCCCATTGAAACTGCTATAAGTATTTTAAAGCAAAAATCATATCCGCCATCCAGCCGAATGAATGCCATCCTTTATATGTTGGAAAAATTCGAGCCCAAATGCCTCCCCGTGCTGGAGGAAATTTTAAACGATTCGGAAGAGGAACCGGATGTCCGGAGCGCAGCCGCGCTGGCACTGGGGAAAGTGGGCGGTGACCGGGCTTTCGACGTACTCAAGCAAATGGCCCACAATGAAGACAATACGGTTAAAAACTACGCCGTCCAGGCGCTGGGCATGACGGGTCGTGAGGAAACCATTCCCATTCTGCTGAATGCCCTGAAGGATCAGGACAACGCCGTCTTTGCCTCCGCGGCGGAAGCCTTGGGACAAATCGGCAAGCCTGTGGTGCCTCATCTCATCAACCTGCTGAAAACCAGCCATGCGGAAGACGCCCGCTGCATCGCCGCCTGGCAACTGGGAACCCTGCGCTACACGGAAGCGGTACCCACCCTGGTGGAAGTCATTCGCACCGATAGCAACCCCGAAGTGATCGCCCTGGCCATCTGGGCTTTGGGAGAAATCGGCTTTGGTCCGCCGGAGGTGCTGGAATTGCTTCAGCAGCAACGGGCCAGCCAGGACCCCACGATTAACAAGCGCGCGGAAATGGCCATCAAAAAAATCACCCGCCACGTGAATTAA
- a CDS encoding glycoside hydrolase family 10 protein: protein MLAFQLSGWGQLEAWAAQRLPVYDAEPSSAGGGQGRVLKSLEDIGYQPHRVKGDDFLFSISPGSAPYVLVPLSGQLDASALAMLNRYLQAGGHLVLFPGQLPLSPSAQRLVEMVGLTLTGSEAIADEQPLFWSGTSQSSDDVLRAGSRLLRLQPSVGQSVLATWGERYPALITTAKGALLNWPSGQRLSRPSLMMALAKAMPLAPPDSVVLKTGKKGVPGRAAYPLQPAAFINGPLSPQEKEQPMAASQLADPKGAASDPASRAILTLSPPPAGSTASNTLNTPLSAQSQTTAAVPPQAALAVAESLAVAEETPERFMATLPSALRDSLFHSQAPSGKALEIAQAEAKSTTKAGAAAQTPDAEAEVLDNILGRPEQGAPPAATGTPAGSGAKAGEPGQPQKRFSFLDPEAASVIAPEFDYGTYSYNLRVLDDYRRRIHEATETAKQLSMEIPDEKIRKLLWEAHQNKRKFESLYLNGQTQAGLDAYAEARRLTLKALALTSDSPRVEGRAIWLDRGTIVNAQNPEGLKKVIQKLHQAGINIVYFETVNAGFPIYPSAILKSNPLIQDWDPLKVAVEEGHRLGMEVHAWVWAFAVGNRRHNPLINQPVTYPGPMLSEAGLMSEALRNSGGGLEVDGRQHEFWLDPASEKGRAFLLSVYREIVSRYEVDGLQLDYIRYPFQTAGTRMGYDAVGRDRFYRATGQTLDNLDDYTAKLWIAWKTYQVSSFVQQVSSTLRGLRPAIKISAAVFPMRRESRIVTIQQDWETWIENGWVDTLSPMSYTTDPERLQGMFDYVQSSPQKRSLIYPGIALHRLDGGQLVQHVEALRERGGLGVTLFAGAHLDSEKIEVLGNGPFKAANSLPPHRDVIKSLQLILDDYHQKFSMLQSRGALANLPVPQVQTIESGLSQLAMQLRTLAPFKNPATMPPDHLMAAQQALSGLQTATDAWVQAETENRYRARYFNHKVQLLSELLGYVVDKSTPTAKAFRPASRDGLSQAPSATAPKD from the coding sequence ATGCTGGCATTTCAACTGAGCGGATGGGGGCAGTTAGAAGCATGGGCCGCGCAGCGGCTTCCGGTGTACGATGCGGAACCCTCTTCGGCAGGGGGCGGGCAGGGCAGGGTCTTGAAATCACTGGAGGATATCGGCTACCAGCCCCATCGGGTGAAGGGCGACGATTTCCTGTTTTCCATCAGTCCAGGAAGCGCCCCTTATGTGTTGGTTCCCCTGAGCGGGCAGTTGGATGCTTCTGCCCTGGCCATGCTGAACCGTTACTTACAGGCCGGGGGGCATCTGGTGCTGTTTCCGGGGCAGTTGCCGTTGTCCCCGTCCGCACAGCGACTGGTGGAGATGGTGGGACTGACCTTGACAGGCTCGGAAGCGATTGCGGATGAGCAGCCTCTGTTCTGGAGTGGGACCTCTCAGTCCAGTGACGATGTGCTGCGAGCGGGCAGTCGTTTGCTGCGTTTGCAACCCAGCGTAGGGCAGTCGGTTCTGGCCACCTGGGGAGAGCGGTATCCGGCGCTCATTACCACCGCAAAAGGGGCCTTGCTCAACTGGCCATCCGGGCAGCGATTGTCCCGGCCTTCCCTGATGATGGCCCTGGCCAAGGCCATGCCCCTGGCCCCGCCGGATTCGGTGGTACTCAAGACCGGTAAAAAGGGAGTTCCGGGACGAGCGGCCTATCCGCTTCAGCCAGCGGCCTTTATCAATGGCCCTTTGTCCCCTCAGGAAAAAGAACAGCCTATGGCCGCCAGTCAGCTTGCCGATCCCAAGGGCGCTGCCTCTGATCCTGCATCCAGAGCGATATTGACCCTGAGTCCGCCGCCCGCCGGGTCAACCGCCTCAAACACCCTAAACACCCCGTTGTCGGCCCAGTCGCAAACCACTGCTGCCGTTCCTCCCCAGGCCGCTCTTGCCGTGGCCGAGTCTCTGGCGGTGGCGGAAGAAACCCCGGAGCGGTTTATGGCCACGCTGCCCAGCGCCCTGCGAGACAGTTTATTTCACAGCCAGGCACCATCCGGAAAAGCCCTTGAAATCGCCCAGGCGGAAGCCAAATCCACTACCAAGGCCGGTGCTGCCGCTCAAACCCCGGACGCCGAAGCTGAGGTGCTGGACAACATTCTGGGACGGCCTGAACAAGGCGCTCCCCCGGCTGCCACGGGCACCCCGGCGGGGAGCGGGGCAAAAGCGGGCGAGCCGGGCCAGCCTCAAAAGCGTTTCAGTTTTTTGGACCCGGAAGCCGCTTCCGTTATTGCGCCGGAATTTGATTACGGAACCTACTCCTACAATCTGCGGGTGCTGGATGATTATCGCCGGCGCATTCACGAGGCCACCGAGACGGCCAAGCAACTGTCCATGGAGATCCCGGATGAGAAAATCCGCAAGCTGCTGTGGGAGGCCCATCAGAACAAACGCAAATTCGAGTCGCTGTATCTGAACGGGCAGACCCAGGCGGGTCTGGACGCCTACGCCGAAGCTCGTCGTCTGACCCTGAAAGCGCTGGCCCTGACCAGTGATTCCCCTCGGGTGGAAGGGCGGGCCATTTGGCTGGATCGGGGCACCATTGTCAATGCCCAAAACCCGGAGGGTCTGAAAAAAGTCATTCAGAAACTGCATCAGGCGGGCATTAATATCGTTTACTTCGAGACCGTGAACGCCGGTTTTCCCATTTACCCCAGCGCCATTTTAAAGAGTAACCCGCTCATTCAGGATTGGGACCCTCTGAAAGTCGCTGTGGAAGAGGGGCATCGCCTGGGCATGGAAGTACATGCCTGGGTGTGGGCCTTTGCCGTGGGTAACCGTCGGCACAACCCTCTCATTAACCAGCCGGTCACTTACCCGGGGCCCATGCTGTCGGAAGCCGGCCTGATGAGTGAGGCCCTGCGCAATAGTGGCGGTGGGCTGGAGGTGGATGGTCGTCAGCATGAATTCTGGCTGGACCCGGCCAGCGAGAAGGGCCGTGCTTTCCTGTTGAGCGTCTACCGGGAGATCGTCAGCCGTTACGAGGTGGATGGCCTGCAACTGGATTACATTCGCTACCCCTTCCAGACCGCTGGCACCCGCATGGGCTATGATGCCGTCGGTCGGGACCGCTTCTACCGGGCCACCGGGCAAACGCTGGACAATCTGGATGACTACACCGCCAAGCTCTGGATCGCCTGGAAGACCTATCAGGTCAGTTCCTTTGTGCAGCAGGTCTCCAGCACCCTGCGCGGGCTCAGGCCCGCTATCAAGATTTCGGCGGCGGTGTTCCCCATGCGCCGGGAAAGCCGCATTGTGACCATTCAGCAAGACTGGGAAACCTGGATTGAAAATGGCTGGGTAGACACCTTGAGTCCCATGTCCTACACCACGGATCCGGAGCGCTTGCAGGGTATGTTCGACTATGTGCAGTCCTCCCCCCAGAAGCGCTCCCTGATTTATCCAGGGATTGCCCTGCACCGTCTGGATGGTGGGCAGTTGGTGCAGCATGTGGAAGCCTTGCGGGAGCGCGGGGGATTGGGCGTGACCCTATTTGCTGGCGCCCATCTGGACTCGGAGAAAATCGAAGTGCTGGGCAATGGCCCCTTTAAGGCCGCCAACAGCCTGCCGCCCCATCGGGATGTGATTAAATCCCTGCAGTTGATTCTGGACGATTATCATCAAAAATTCAGCATGCTCCAGTCCAGGGGAGCGCTGGCCAATCTGCCTGTCCCACAAGTCCAGACTATTGAAAGCGGCCTTTCGCAGTTGGCAATGCAGTTGCGGACTCTGGCTCCCTTTAAAAATCCGGCCACCATGCCGCCCGATCATCTGATGGCAGCCCAGCAGGCCCTGAGTGGGCTGCAAACGGCCACTGATGCCTGGGTGCAGGCGGAAACGGAGAATCGCTACCGGGCCCGTTACTTCAATCACAAGGTTCAATTGCTGAGCGAGTTATTGGGTTACGTGGTTGATAAAAGCACCCCGACGGCCAAGGCTTTTCGTCCTGCCTCCCGGGATGGTCTGAGTCAGGCCCCATCGGCCACCGCCCCCAAAGACTAG
- the sucD gene encoding succinate--CoA ligase subunit alpha has product MAVLVDKNTKLLVQGITGKEGSFHAEGCMKYGTNLVGGVTPGKGGTSVELDGKQIPVFNTVREAREATGANATMIFVPPPFAADAVMEATAAGIELVICITEGIPVNDMMKVKQFMRDYPNTRLIGPNCPGVISPELAKIGIMPGPIHKKGPVGVVSRSGTLTYEAVDQLTQRGIGQSTCIGIGGDPINGTNFIDALTLFEADPETKAIMMIGEIGGTAEEEAAEFAKKHVTKPIVCFIAGQTAPTGKRMGHAGAIISGGKGTAAEKMKALEAAGITVVVSPAEMGETIAKKLGAPALA; this is encoded by the coding sequence ATGGCAGTTTTAGTTGATAAAAATACCAAATTACTCGTACAGGGCATTACCGGAAAAGAAGGCTCTTTCCACGCGGAAGGCTGCATGAAATACGGCACCAACTTAGTGGGCGGCGTCACCCCCGGCAAGGGCGGCACCAGCGTGGAACTGGACGGCAAGCAAATCCCCGTGTTCAACACCGTGCGTGAAGCCCGTGAAGCCACCGGAGCCAACGCCACCATGATTTTCGTGCCCCCGCCATTCGCTGCTGATGCGGTCATGGAAGCCACCGCCGCTGGTATCGAGCTGGTCATCTGCATCACCGAGGGCATTCCGGTGAACGACATGATGAAGGTCAAGCAGTTCATGCGCGATTACCCCAACACCCGCCTGATTGGCCCCAACTGCCCCGGCGTCATTTCTCCGGAGCTGGCTAAAATTGGCATTATGCCCGGCCCCATTCACAAAAAAGGCCCAGTGGGCGTGGTCTCCCGCTCCGGCACCCTGACGTATGAGGCCGTGGACCAGCTGACCCAGCGTGGCATCGGGCAATCCACCTGCATTGGCATTGGTGGGGACCCCATCAACGGCACCAACTTCATTGATGCCCTGACTTTGTTTGAAGCGGATCCTGAAACCAAGGCCATCATGATGATTGGTGAAATTGGCGGCACCGCTGAGGAAGAAGCGGCTGAATTCGCCAAGAAGCATGTCACCAAACCCATCGTGTGCTTCATCGCCGGGCAAACCGCCCCCACCGGAAAGCGTATGGGCCACGCTGGCGCCATCATCTCCGGGGGCAAAGGCACCGCCGCCGAAAAAATGAAGGCGCTGGAAGCCGCTGGCATCACCGTGGTGGTCAGCCCCGCTGAAATGGGCGAAACCATCGCCAAGAAGCTGGGCGCTCCCGCACTGGCCTAA
- a CDS encoding GIY-YIG nuclease family protein, which translates to MRQVNQYYCYILASTRNGTLYTGVTSDLLRRVYEHKAKIMPGFSSDYEVQQLVWFETHDSIENALLREKRIKKWNRRWKLKLIESLNPQWDDLYMTLSGQPETLDSRLRGNDGNDENDENDRTDTNRKPELLNNAMLNDSRTTIQSISP; encoded by the coding sequence ATGCGTCAAGTAAACCAATACTATTGCTATATTCTAGCGAGTACCAGAAATGGCACCCTCTACACTGGTGTGACTTCTGACCTTTTGCGTCGTGTCTATGAACACAAGGCAAAAATAATGCCGGGGTTTTCCAGTGACTATGAAGTGCAGCAACTGGTATGGTTTGAAACCCACGATTCCATTGAAAATGCGCTCCTACGAGAAAAGCGTATAAAAAAATGGAATCGCCGGTGGAAACTAAAATTGATTGAGTCCCTTAACCCACAGTGGGACGATCTCTATATGACGCTTTCTGGACAGCCTGAAACTCTGGATTCCCGCCTTCGCGGGAATGACGGAAATGACGAAAATGATGAGAATGACAGGACAGACACAAACCGAAAGCCCGAGTTGCTCAACAACGCCATGCTCAATGACTCCAGAACAACAATCCAATCTATAAGCCCATGA
- the sucC gene encoding ADP-forming succinate--CoA ligase subunit beta, with amino-acid sequence MKIHEYQAKELFRKYNIPVPEGQVAFTPDEAVQVAQILKTKDNRYVVKAQIHAGGRGKGGGVKVVDSLDGVREAAKQIIGMQLVTHQTGPEGKKVKSVLVEEASSIARELYISIVLDRATARPVIMASQDGGMDIEEVAEKNPERIIKEFIHPVIGLQPYQARKIAYALNIPAEGMKDALKLITNLYKVFIEADCAMVEINPLVVTTDNRVFALDAKVDFDSNALFRHPDIVSYRDLDEEDPLEVEASRYNLNYIKLEGNVGCLVNGAGLAMATMDIIKQYGAAPANFLDVGGSATDEALENAFRILLSDETVEVVFINIFGGILRCDKLAEGVVKAARKLEMRLPLVIRMKGTNVDLGKQILADSGIQYAVEETLEAAASKVASFLKQPVA; translated from the coding sequence ATGAAAATCCACGAGTACCAAGCCAAAGAGCTGTTCCGTAAGTACAACATTCCGGTTCCGGAAGGGCAAGTAGCCTTTACCCCCGATGAAGCCGTGCAAGTGGCCCAGATTTTGAAAACCAAGGACAACCGCTACGTAGTGAAGGCCCAAATCCACGCCGGTGGCCGGGGCAAAGGCGGCGGCGTGAAAGTGGTGGATTCTTTGGATGGCGTGCGGGAAGCGGCCAAGCAAATCATCGGCATGCAGCTGGTCACCCACCAGACCGGCCCGGAAGGCAAAAAAGTCAAATCCGTGCTGGTGGAAGAAGCCTCCTCTATTGCCCGTGAACTCTACATCAGCATCGTGCTGGATCGGGCCACCGCTCGCCCGGTGATTATGGCCTCTCAGGACGGCGGTATGGACATTGAGGAAGTCGCTGAAAAAAACCCCGAGCGCATTATTAAGGAATTCATTCACCCGGTTATTGGCTTGCAGCCCTATCAGGCCCGCAAAATCGCCTACGCCCTGAATATTCCGGCAGAAGGCATGAAAGACGCTCTGAAGCTGATCACCAACCTGTACAAAGTCTTTATCGAAGCCGATTGCGCCATGGTGGAAATCAACCCGCTGGTAGTCACCACCGACAACCGGGTGTTTGCTCTGGATGCCAAAGTGGACTTCGATTCCAACGCCCTGTTCCGCCACCCGGACATCGTGTCCTACCGGGATTTGGACGAGGAAGATCCGCTGGAAGTGGAAGCCTCTCGCTACAACCTGAACTACATTAAGCTGGAAGGCAACGTGGGCTGTCTGGTCAACGGGGCCGGTCTGGCGATGGCCACCATGGACATCATCAAGCAGTATGGCGCCGCACCGGCCAACTTCCTGGATGTGGGCGGCAGCGCCACCGATGAAGCGCTGGAAAACGCCTTCCGCATTCTGTTGTCCGATGAAACCGTGGAAGTGGTTTTTATCAACATCTTCGGCGGCATTCTGCGGTGCGACAAACTGGCCGAAGGGGTGGTGAAAGCCGCTCGCAAGCTGGAAATGCGCTTGCCGTTGGTCATCCGGATGAAAGGCACCAACGTGGACTTGGGCAAACAGATCCTGGCGGATTCCGGCATTCAGTACGCCGTGGAGGAAACCCTGGAAGCCGCCGCCAGCAAAGTCGCCAGCTTCCTGAAGCAACCCGTGGCCTAG
- a CDS encoding DUF1292 domain-containing protein: MIENGRHTENSSYIETDIIETTDEDGQVHVFEKVSELEVDGQEYALLIYKGNQPDELDEEAEEGAESEEGYEEEVVVMRISYEDGQEVYEAIEDEAEFEKVVAFIDNMDDEEGDVEIDVTDFTENNEN; encoded by the coding sequence ATGATCGAAAACGGACGTCACACGGAAAACAGCAGCTACATCGAAACCGACATCATCGAAACCACCGATGAGGACGGACAGGTTCACGTGTTTGAAAAAGTCAGCGAACTGGAAGTGGACGGCCAGGAGTACGCCCTGCTGATTTACAAGGGCAACCAGCCCGATGAGCTGGACGAAGAGGCCGAAGAAGGCGCTGAGTCCGAAGAGGGGTACGAGGAAGAAGTGGTGGTCATGCGCATTAGCTACGAAGATGGCCAGGAAGTGTATGAAGCCATTGAGGACGAGGCCGAATTTGAAAAAGTGGTGGCCTTCATTGACAACATGGATGATGAAGAAGGTGACGTGGAGATAGATGTCACCGACTTCACCGAAAACAACGAGAACTAA
- a CDS encoding ATP-dependent DNA helicase: MNILEKYFEILRQFDNYEPRKAQEMMVSRVAQSIELKQTLVVEAGTGSGKSFGYLIPALFQEKLDGEGKKVPVAISTATIALQEQLLQKDIPFLAKAAGLDQLKVKLVKGRGNYLCIQKLTEVERQVKTNSSEFLHLNYLKAELLRGWSGDIAELEFSIPQELWKEIRSDSEDCLGRRCRFYDQNPYRQAREDLDQADVLIVNHALYLQDLSAAQSLLPPHQVVIFDEAHQIKHYALGAFTVRIGKFATQKLLQKIHRRLQPLPEHFHHLIMESEAAIFEWLFRAENSVFRLYPDELFLYIVKKHIQILQDLEQWLVGMDVKQLSIIRPDLFESELDMDKAKAQREKLIKQLQGLIARWEFFLEEDPFAKQRVNWVEVDKERLYYELKSTPLNIADIMGTQLWQEKIGILTSATLAVNNNLQFIQKDLGIAKSEDLVLPSPFRYEDQCVLYLPSHLPDPNSDLFNIGITEEIADILALSQGRAFVLFTSNQAMRRISEALIPRLPFPCKVQGEMPRNRLIDWFKETPNSVIFATSTFWEGIDVPGESLSCVIMDKIPFSPPGDPVNQAVVDYIKARGDDWFGQYVLPQAVIKLKQGFGRLIRTGTDKGLVAILDPRIRQKGYGKIIQRSLPSVQTVSRLADVPDWLFGASGVLEPSGDPLALSADDAILF; the protein is encoded by the coding sequence ATGAACATTCTGGAAAAATATTTTGAGATTTTAAGGCAGTTTGATAACTACGAGCCCCGCAAGGCCCAGGAAATGATGGTGTCCCGGGTGGCTCAGAGTATTGAACTGAAACAAACCCTGGTGGTGGAAGCGGGTACCGGCTCCGGCAAATCGTTTGGCTATCTGATCCCGGCCCTGTTTCAGGAAAAACTGGATGGGGAGGGCAAAAAAGTACCGGTGGCCATTTCCACGGCAACCATCGCCCTACAGGAGCAACTGCTGCAAAAGGACATTCCCTTTTTGGCCAAAGCGGCCGGGCTGGATCAACTCAAGGTCAAGCTGGTCAAAGGGCGGGGCAATTACCTGTGCATCCAGAAACTGACGGAAGTGGAACGGCAGGTCAAGACCAACTCCTCGGAATTTCTGCACCTGAACTACCTGAAAGCAGAATTACTACGGGGCTGGAGCGGGGACATCGCCGAACTGGAATTTTCCATCCCGCAGGAACTGTGGAAGGAAATCCGCTCGGATTCCGAAGACTGCCTGGGACGGCGCTGCCGCTTCTACGATCAGAACCCCTACCGGCAAGCCCGGGAGGATCTGGATCAGGCCGATGTGCTGATCGTCAACCACGCCTTGTACCTACAGGATTTATCAGCGGCCCAGAGCCTGCTTCCCCCGCATCAGGTGGTCATTTTCGATGAGGCCCACCAGATCAAGCACTACGCGCTGGGGGCCTTTACCGTGCGTATCGGTAAGTTCGCCACCCAAAAGCTGCTGCAGAAAATTCATCGCCGTTTGCAACCCCTGCCAGAGCATTTTCACCACCTGATTATGGAATCGGAAGCGGCCATTTTTGAGTGGCTGTTTCGAGCCGAAAACAGCGTTTTTCGCCTGTACCCGGATGAACTATTTCTCTACATCGTTAAAAAACACATTCAAATCCTGCAGGATCTGGAGCAGTGGCTGGTGGGCATGGACGTCAAGCAGCTCTCCATCATTCGCCCCGATTTGTTTGAATCCGAGCTGGATATGGATAAGGCCAAAGCCCAGCGGGAAAAGCTGATCAAGCAATTGCAAGGCCTCATTGCCCGTTGGGAGTTCTTTCTAGAAGAAGATCCCTTCGCCAAGCAACGAGTCAACTGGGTGGAAGTGGACAAGGAACGACTGTATTACGAGCTGAAATCCACCCCTCTGAACATCGCCGACATTATGGGCACCCAGCTATGGCAGGAAAAAATCGGCATCCTCACCAGCGCCACCCTGGCGGTGAACAACAACCTGCAGTTCATTCAAAAGGATCTGGGCATCGCCAAATCCGAGGATCTGGTGCTTCCCAGCCCCTTCCGCTATGAGGATCAGTGCGTCCTGTACCTGCCGTCGCATTTGCCCGATCCCAACAGCGATTTATTCAACATCGGCATCACCGAGGAAATCGCTGATATTCTGGCCCTTTCTCAAGGGCGGGCCTTTGTGCTGTTCACCAGCAATCAGGCCATGCGCCGCATCAGCGAGGCCCTGATTCCGCGACTGCCCTTTCCCTGCAAGGTGCAAGGGGAAATGCCCAGAAACCGCCTGATTGACTGGTTTAAAGAAACGCCCAACAGCGTCATTTTCGCCACTTCTACCTTTTGGGAGGGCATTGACGTGCCGGGAGAATCCCTGAGTTGCGTGATTATGGACAAGATCCCCTTCTCTCCCCCCGGAGATCCGGTCAACCAAGCGGTGGTGGATTACATTAAGGCCAGGGGCGATGACTGGTTTGGACAGTACGTGCTGCCGCAGGCGGTCATTAAGCTCAAGCAGGGGTTTGGCCGACTGATTCGCACCGGCACGGACAAAGGACTGGTGGCCATTCTGGATCCTCGCATTCGGCAAAAGGGCTACGGCAAAATCATTCAGCGCAGTTTGCCTTCCGTGCAAACCGTTTCCCGGCTGGCCGATGTGCCCGATTGGCTGTTTGGCGCCTCGGGCGTTTTGGAGCCCTCTGGCGATCCCCTGGCCCTGAGCGCCGATGACGCCATCCTGTTCTAG